Proteins from a single region of Murdochiella vaginalis:
- the ftsW gene encoding putative lipid II flippase FtsW, whose amino-acid sequence MRKDIKRDTRRRQGTMDRVLFLLVLVLSFFGVLMVFSASAPYALKQFGDAKYYFQRDFIFTILGVGIMWAVSHIDYRIYRRFAPLIYILAILSCLLVWVPGIAYPVNRAHRWIHLGPLTYMPSDGLKVASLLLLSALLTRKPPEKRGTPATFLAIMLFIGFTILPIYVQPNFSAVIVISAVLLFVYFIYGMNLWHFLPMTGIALVGLAYAFWPKPGNYRLERLLTVFDPMRDPSGSGWQLLQSLYAVASGGFFGVGFGKSVQKFDYLADEPHNDFIFAVISEELGFIGALLVIAGFCFLAVRGIRIARNAKTRFGQVLALGLTFLICFQAMVNIGVSIGLVPTTGITLPFISYGGSSLLVMSMMIGILLNISRDE is encoded by the coding sequence ATGCGAAAGGACATAAAACGGGATACAAGAAGAAGGCAGGGCACGATGGATCGTGTTCTGTTTCTCCTTGTACTCGTGTTGTCTTTTTTCGGCGTATTGATGGTTTTCAGTGCCAGTGCTCCTTATGCGCTGAAGCAATTTGGCGATGCAAAATATTATTTCCAACGAGATTTCATATTTACCATTCTGGGAGTGGGGATTATGTGGGCGGTTTCGCACATAGACTACCGTATTTACCGTCGCTTTGCTCCGCTAATCTACATCCTCGCGATCCTTTCCTGCCTCCTGGTTTGGGTACCGGGCATTGCCTATCCTGTGAATCGCGCCCATCGCTGGATTCATTTGGGCCCCCTGACATACATGCCTTCCGATGGCTTAAAAGTGGCATCGCTTCTTCTTTTAAGCGCTCTTCTGACACGAAAGCCGCCGGAAAAGCGGGGAACACCGGCAACCTTTCTTGCAATCATGCTGTTCATCGGCTTCACCATTTTGCCCATCTATGTGCAACCGAATTTTTCGGCCGTTATCGTGATTTCCGCTGTGCTGCTCTTTGTCTATTTCATATACGGTATGAATTTATGGCATTTTTTGCCGATGACGGGCATTGCCCTTGTCGGCCTCGCCTATGCGTTTTGGCCGAAACCGGGCAATTATCGATTGGAACGTCTTTTAACGGTTTTTGATCCGATGCGGGATCCGTCCGGAAGCGGATGGCAACTATTGCAGTCCCTTTATGCGGTAGCATCCGGAGGCTTTTTTGGCGTCGGCTTCGGGAAAAGTGTTCAGAAATTTGATTATCTTGCGGATGAACCGCACAACGATTTCATCTTTGCAGTCATTTCCGAAGAGCTGGGCTTTATCGGGGCATTACTCGTCATTGCGGGCTTTTGCTTTTTGGCCGTTCGCGGAATACGCATTGCTCGCAATGCAAAGACGCGATTCGGCCAGGTGCTGGCGCTTGGCCTCACCTTTTTAATCTGCTTTCAGGCCATGGTGAATATCGGCGTATCCAT
- the murD gene encoding UDP-N-acetylmuramoyl-L-alanine--D-glutamate ligase, with protein MNFKTTFNGKNVLVYGMGVTGRSVLRTLPAAGCRLSLYVDGGLSDEDKAFIAALPHSKDITIIEDAENLPLEPFAFVLRSSGISFATPLVERAHREGKPVYTDLEIAYRLFGGENLIAITGSNGKTTTTSLIEWILNHAGKKAIACGNIGLPILSTMFEAEEGTLFVTECSSFQLEAVEQFAPHRAAILNITEDHLEWHGSFEAYAKAKAAIAHAQSARDSLWLLPGDTVARDAIDQVGTHATIHLVDLHTPLMEELRQGIGWHLVGEHNVQNAAVAVEIAKDLGVAEEVIKQALSSFRPIEHRMEDVGTVRGVRYINDSKGTNVDATVKALSGIHQPILLIAGGYDKHVCFDAFFEAFRPQGKKLLLIGQTAEKLAKEAQEKGLGDRVIIAETLKKAMELATSLAEKGDLVLLSPASASWGQYEHFEERGEEFRALVKAWKEKNE; from the coding sequence ATGAATTTTAAAACTACTTTTAATGGAAAAAACGTTCTTGTTTATGGCATGGGTGTCACGGGACGCTCGGTGCTGCGTACACTTCCCGCCGCAGGCTGTCGTCTCTCGCTTTATGTGGACGGTGGTTTGAGCGATGAGGATAAGGCTTTTATTGCCGCGTTGCCCCACTCGAAGGACATCACTATTATCGAGGATGCAGAGAACTTGCCCTTGGAGCCCTTTGCCTTTGTTCTGCGCAGCTCCGGCATCTCCTTCGCGACACCTTTGGTGGAGCGAGCTCATCGTGAGGGGAAACCGGTATATACCGATTTGGAGATCGCCTATCGTCTTTTCGGCGGTGAGAACCTCATCGCCATCACCGGCTCGAATGGAAAGACAACTACAACGTCGCTTATCGAATGGATTTTGAACCATGCGGGGAAAAAGGCCATTGCCTGCGGCAATATCGGTCTTCCGATTCTCTCAACGATGTTCGAAGCGGAAGAAGGTACGCTTTTTGTCACGGAATGCTCCAGCTTTCAGTTGGAAGCGGTGGAGCAATTCGCACCGCACCGCGCCGCGATTTTGAATATCACGGAAGATCATCTGGAATGGCACGGATCCTTTGAAGCCTATGCCAAGGCGAAAGCAGCCATTGCCCATGCCCAGAGCGCACGGGACAGCCTGTGGCTGTTGCCGGGCGATACGGTCGCTCGGGATGCAATCGATCAGGTGGGCACCCATGCTACTATTCATCTGGTAGACCTTCACACTCCTTTGATGGAAGAGCTTCGCCAAGGAATTGGCTGGCACTTAGTGGGTGAGCACAATGTACAAAACGCGGCTGTTGCCGTCGAAATAGCCAAAGATTTGGGCGTTGCAGAAGAGGTGATAAAACAAGCGCTTTCTTCCTTTCGCCCCATTGAACACCGCATGGAAGATGTCGGCACGGTGCGGGGCGTGCGGTATATTAATGACTCAAAGGGAACTAATGTCGATGCCACAGTCAAGGCACTTTCCGGCATTCATCAACCCATTTTGCTAATTGCGGGGGGCTATGACAAGCATGTCTGCTTTGATGCTTTCTTTGAAGCTTTTCGCCCGCAAGGAAAAAAGCTGCTGCTGATCGGCCAAACTGCAGAAAAGCTTGCGAAGGAAGCCCAGGAAAAGGGGCTCGGAGATCGTGTGATCATCGCTGAAACCTTGAAAAAAGCGATGGAGCTTGCGACATCCCTGGCGGAAAAAGGAGACTTGGTTTTGCTTTCGCCCGCAAGCGCGAGCTGGGGACAATACGAACATTTTGAAGAGCGAGGAGAAGAATTTCGCGCTTTGGTGAAGGCTTGGAAAGAAAAGAACGAATAA
- the mraY gene encoding phospho-N-acetylmuramoyl-pentapeptide-transferase — translation METFQAVFPWGILAALVSAAGTYCWIRFSKKESLGQEIREEGNKAHYKKKGTPTMGGVAFTAVFLLLLLFCGKGNVATLLIAICTLGFGAIGFLDDFEKVKKRESEGLTPRQKLILQFAFAVVLLSIHYFFTPEMAIQRIPFFGWQWHIGLLSIPLLAFIMVGTVNAVNLTDGLDGLCAGVSLPVFLTLAFLSQQTVLGQERAGLASILFAGVLVGFLFFNSHPASLFMGDTGSMAIGGALTAILMVMNRLPFLIVLGGIYLMEALSVILQVAYFKRTGGKRIFLMSPIHHHFELKGFPEQKVTAAFSLVSILLCLLTVWIW, via the coding sequence ATGGAGACTTTTCAAGCGGTTTTCCCATGGGGGATATTAGCGGCGCTCGTATCCGCCGCGGGAACCTATTGTTGGATTCGCTTTTCCAAAAAAGAGTCGCTGGGACAGGAAATTCGCGAGGAAGGGAATAAGGCACATTATAAGAAAAAAGGGACTCCCACGATGGGCGGTGTCGCATTTACCGCGGTGTTTCTCCTTTTACTGTTGTTTTGCGGAAAAGGAAATGTGGCAACCTTGCTTATCGCCATCTGCACGCTGGGCTTCGGAGCGATCGGCTTTTTAGATGATTTTGAGAAGGTGAAAAAACGGGAAAGTGAAGGCTTGACGCCGCGGCAAAAATTGATACTCCAGTTTGCTTTTGCGGTCGTTTTGCTGAGCATTCATTACTTTTTCACACCGGAGATGGCCATACAACGCATTCCTTTTTTCGGCTGGCAATGGCATATCGGCTTGCTGAGCATCCCTTTGTTGGCCTTCATCATGGTAGGTACGGTCAATGCGGTGAATTTGACGGATGGACTGGATGGCCTTTGCGCCGGTGTCTCTCTTCCGGTATTTCTCACGCTGGCCTTTCTCAGCCAGCAAACTGTCTTAGGGCAGGAGCGGGCCGGACTCGCCTCGATTCTCTTCGCCGGCGTGCTGGTTGGATTTCTCTTTTTTAACAGCCATCCGGCCTCTCTCTTCATGGGAGACACCGGCTCCATGGCGATCGGCGGTGCACTCACTGCCATATTGATGGTAATGAATCGCTTGCCATTTTTAATTGTCTTGGGAGGAATCTATCTTATGGAGGCACTTTCCGTGATCCTTCAGGTGGCGTATTTCAAACGTACGGGAGGGAAACGGATTTTTCTCATGAGTCCCATTCATCATCATTTTGAATTGAAGGGATTTCCAGAACAGAAAGTCACTGCGGCATTTTCACTCGTGAGCATTTTACTGTGCCTGCTGACGGTTTGGATCTGGTAA
- a CDS encoding penicillin-binding protein 2 has protein sequence MKTTQKNNTPRRVHPIARVRFVFIVALLIAIGFLARLFYLQVLAGQPFKEAALAQRRRTIEVKPKRGTIFDSANRPMAVSVMVNTIYVFPREVEEKDKKETIELLSYILHMEKEKVAQAFASSRYDVALKTKLTPKEMEQLQSSGLRAYRVVQEAERYYPNQDLMAQGLGFVNDEGKGAYGLEAQYDELLRGKGGQMRLSRDLGGNIIPTEAVERYASEEGQNLHLTVNLDAQRVLSEELRKGINDFQADSGTAILMNPNTGEILAMESYPSFNPNTPRATASGVEEAAWKAMSDEERLSLLYSRWKNPAVSTIYEPGSVFKTLTSAIALETKSSLPESRYICKGKIELAPGVWIQCWRHDHPHGSQTLEEALNHSCNPAFVQVVRDIGPDNFFSYLQSLHMGGKTGVDLPGEQASLFPENVEKLQSIQMQTMSYGHGISLTPLEMMTAVNTVINGGYYRTPHLFATSSAQDGKVLSQFRESVMDPIFSQETVETMRRYLISTTHVSHLKVERIKEMEVGSKSGTTTVMENGEYTNKTIASLYSVYPAEKPEEALFVVIHNPKTKSMGNEVAGEISAKMLERLLAIKKDIRKNEDEGQTVPDVCKKTVGEARTILQKAGFKLSVYGAMNDFTLIERQTPEAGTLIPLQSVIECRPDEKERFRVPSLVGMSVEEVRPILQQATIAVSLDGADHGVIISQNPEAGTVVEKGTAIVLTADPTVKEKPAAQEKSESTSERGQ, from the coding sequence ATGAAGACAACACAAAAGAACAATACGCCGAGACGAGTTCATCCGATCGCGCGCGTGCGATTCGTTTTTATTGTCGCATTGCTCATCGCAATTGGATTTCTGGCTCGGCTTTTCTATTTACAGGTGCTGGCAGGGCAACCTTTCAAAGAAGCGGCATTGGCACAGCGTCGTCGAACTATTGAGGTGAAGCCGAAACGCGGTACCATCTTTGATTCGGCCAATCGGCCGATGGCCGTTTCGGTCATGGTGAACACGATCTATGTTTTTCCTCGGGAAGTGGAAGAGAAGGATAAAAAGGAAACGATCGAGCTGCTTTCGTATATTCTTCATATGGAGAAGGAAAAGGTGGCACAAGCCTTTGCCTCCTCTCGCTACGATGTGGCGTTAAAGACAAAACTGACACCAAAAGAAATGGAGCAGCTTCAGAGCTCCGGGCTTCGTGCCTATCGCGTGGTGCAAGAGGCGGAACGGTATTATCCCAACCAGGATTTGATGGCGCAGGGATTGGGCTTCGTCAATGATGAGGGGAAAGGAGCCTATGGCCTAGAGGCACAGTATGACGAGCTTTTGCGCGGAAAAGGGGGGCAGATGAGGCTCTCCCGTGACCTAGGCGGCAACATCATCCCCACCGAAGCTGTGGAACGTTACGCGTCGGAAGAAGGACAAAATTTGCATCTGACCGTGAATCTGGATGCGCAACGAGTTCTATCGGAAGAATTACGAAAAGGGATCAATGATTTTCAGGCGGATTCCGGTACGGCGATTTTGATGAATCCCAATACGGGTGAGATTCTGGCCATGGAAAGCTATCCCTCTTTTAATCCGAATACTCCGCGCGCGACAGCGAGCGGGGTGGAGGAAGCCGCTTGGAAAGCCATGAGTGACGAGGAACGTCTTTCTCTGCTGTATTCCCGATGGAAAAACCCCGCGGTCTCTACGATTTATGAGCCCGGATCGGTGTTTAAAACGCTTACCTCCGCCATTGCTTTGGAGACCAAATCTTCTCTTCCGGAATCGCGCTATATATGCAAGGGAAAAATAGAGTTGGCGCCCGGCGTGTGGATTCAATGCTGGCGTCACGATCACCCGCACGGTTCACAAACATTGGAAGAGGCTCTTAATCATTCCTGCAATCCGGCGTTTGTGCAAGTGGTGCGCGACATAGGCCCGGATAACTTTTTTTCCTATTTACAATCCTTGCACATGGGGGGCAAAACAGGGGTCGATTTGCCGGGCGAGCAGGCTTCTCTTTTCCCGGAAAACGTAGAGAAGCTGCAAAGCATCCAGATGCAAACCATGTCGTATGGCCATGGCATCTCCTTAACCCCGTTGGAGATGATGACCGCGGTCAACACGGTCATCAACGGCGGTTATTACCGTACACCACATCTGTTTGCCACCTCTTCCGCACAGGATGGAAAGGTGCTTTCCCAATTTCGTGAAAGCGTCATGGATCCCATTTTTTCGCAGGAAACAGTGGAGACGATGCGACGGTATTTGATCAGCACTACGCATGTATCGCATTTGAAGGTCGAGCGCATAAAAGAAATGGAAGTGGGATCGAAAAGCGGTACGACGACGGTTATGGAAAATGGAGAATATACGAATAAGACCATTGCCTCGCTTTATAGTGTGTATCCGGCAGAAAAACCGGAAGAGGCACTCTTTGTGGTGATCCATAATCCCAAGACGAAAAGCATGGGCAATGAAGTGGCAGGAGAAATCAGCGCCAAAATGTTGGAACGACTTCTGGCGATTAAAAAGGATATAAGGAAAAACGAAGACGAAGGGCAGACAGTGCCGGATGTTTGCAAGAAGACGGTGGGCGAGGCGAGAACAATCCTTCAAAAAGCCGGATTCAAGCTCAGCGTTTATGGCGCAATGAACGATTTTACGCTGATCGAGCGTCAAACTCCGGAAGCCGGAACGCTCATCCCATTGCAAAGCGTGATAGAATGTCGACCGGATGAGAAAGAACGTTTTCGAGTTCCGTCATTGGTTGGTATGTCCGTGGAAGAGGTCAGGCCGATTCTGCAACAGGCAACGATCGCCGTATCGTTGGACGGAGCGGATCATGGCGTCATCATCTCACAGAATCCCGAGGCGGGAACGGTTGTTGAAAAGGGAACCGCTATTGTGCTTACTGCGGATCCGACGGTGAAAGAAAAGCCTGCTGCACAGGAAAAATCGGAGAGCACCTCCGAACGTGGGCAATAG
- a CDS encoding cell division protein FtsL has protein sequence MSTATVRQSDTFAFPQPYKLPAKRKRLTVVTPRHQEGVPAHSHSRTKTNVRARSVASERTLAMSRKSAAVKTHVRLRVFYWTALVLCTAATLLLLITSLLRYNELSGMNRNIRETATQVENLRAQYDTLTMQLAPYTEASRIEELAKRRLGMQYPSKEQILSTKGDSAVAMKNHAASLSVEHRTIAASPQMQE, from the coding sequence ATGAGTACCGCAACCGTACGTCAATCCGATACATTCGCTTTCCCACAACCATACAAGCTTCCTGCAAAACGAAAGCGCTTAACCGTCGTTACACCTCGTCATCAGGAAGGCGTGCCTGCTCATTCCCATTCCCGAACCAAGACCAATGTGCGGGCGAGAAGCGTGGCTTCCGAGAGAACTCTGGCGATGAGCCGAAAATCAGCGGCGGTAAAAACGCATGTTCGCCTACGCGTGTTTTATTGGACGGCCCTTGTCCTTTGCACGGCAGCAACCCTGCTGTTGCTCATCACAAGTCTCCTGCGCTATAATGAATTATCCGGAATGAACCGGAATATTCGAGAAACGGCAACACAGGTGGAAAATCTTCGTGCACAATATGATACGCTGACGATGCAGTTAGCACCCTATACGGAAGCTTCGCGCATTGAAGAGCTGGCGAAACGTCGTTTAGGTATGCAGTATCCCTCGAAAGAGCAGATTCTTTCCACGAAGGGCGATTCTGCCGTTGCGATGAAGAATCATGCCGCTTCTCTCTCTGTAGAGCACAGGACAATCGCGGCCAGTCCGCAAATGCAGGAGTAG
- the rsmH gene encoding 16S rRNA (cytosine(1402)-N(4))-methyltransferase RsmH, which produces MSDFHIPVLLEETISALAIRTDGCYVDATVGGGGHAKEIVKQIASGRLLALDQDEEALAEARTKLAPWAEHITFVHSNFRHLGNVLEEQNMPEVDGILMDIGVSSHQLDTGERGFSYHSDAPLDMRMDRQADVPTAKEIVNTYSEQQLTDLFYRYGEERWSKRIAQFIVVERGAKPLETSFDLVKVIQKAIPKKVRMQDKHPARRVFQALRIEVNHELDALESGLEQAASHLALHGRLCIITFHSLEDRIVKNAFRRLAEGPTLPAGLPIRACDYASDFRICTRKPIEASKEEQERNPRARSAKLRVLERIAHQQEE; this is translated from the coding sequence ATGTCCGATTTCCATATTCCGGTGCTGTTAGAGGAAACGATTTCTGCATTAGCGATTCGTACGGATGGCTGCTATGTGGATGCAACAGTAGGCGGGGGCGGCCATGCGAAAGAAATTGTAAAACAGATCGCAAGCGGACGGCTTTTGGCCTTGGATCAGGATGAAGAAGCCCTCGCAGAAGCACGAACAAAGCTTGCCCCCTGGGCGGAGCACATTACTTTTGTTCACAGCAATTTCCGACATCTGGGCAACGTTCTGGAGGAGCAGAACATGCCTGAAGTGGACGGCATTTTGATGGATATCGGAGTTTCTTCCCACCAGTTGGATACCGGAGAACGCGGATTTTCCTATCACAGTGATGCACCACTGGACATGCGTATGGATCGACAGGCGGATGTGCCGACGGCCAAAGAAATTGTCAACACCTATTCGGAGCAACAGTTAACGGATCTATTCTATCGGTACGGTGAAGAGCGCTGGTCGAAGCGGATTGCTCAATTCATCGTAGTTGAACGAGGTGCGAAGCCACTTGAAACATCCTTCGATCTGGTCAAGGTCATTCAAAAAGCCATCCCTAAAAAAGTGCGCATGCAGGATAAGCATCCTGCGAGAAGGGTGTTTCAAGCACTTCGTATCGAAGTAAATCACGAGTTGGATGCATTGGAAAGTGGACTCGAACAAGCAGCGTCACACCTTGCATTGCATGGGAGACTCTGCATTATCACGTTTCATTCGCTCGAAGATCGCATAGTGAAAAACGCATTTCGTCGTTTGGCGGAAGGGCCGACACTTCCGGCAGGCCTTCCGATTCGCGCATGCGATTATGCTTCGGATTTTCGCATCTGCACGCGAAAGCCGATTGAGGCTTCTAAGGAAGAACAGGAGCGAAACCCTCGAGCGCGTTCGGCAAAATTGAGAGTTTTGGAACGCATCGCGCACCAACAGGAGGAATAA
- the mraZ gene encoding division/cell wall cluster transcriptional repressor MraZ produces MFIGEYNHSVDTKGRVSLPSRFREDLSDTFIITRGMEGCLFIYDQKQWKVMDEKISQLRLTAKAARNFSRAFYSGAMEVACDKQGRFLIPPQLRAFASIERDVVIIGVSDRIEVWSKEKWDSFSSSEAMDLDALTETLNDDGFDL; encoded by the coding sequence ATGTTTATCGGAGAGTACAACCACAGTGTGGATACGAAAGGACGGGTTTCCCTTCCTTCTCGTTTTCGCGAGGATCTTTCCGACACTTTCATCATCACGAGAGGTATGGAGGGCTGTCTTTTCATTTACGACCAAAAGCAATGGAAGGTCATGGATGAAAAAATTAGCCAACTCCGTTTAACGGCAAAAGCGGCGCGAAATTTTTCGCGTGCGTTTTATTCCGGGGCAATGGAGGTCGCCTGTGACAAACAAGGGCGATTTCTCATCCCGCCACAACTCCGCGCCTTCGCCTCCATTGAACGTGATGTGGTGATCATCGGTGTTTCGGATCGTATTGAAGTCTGGTCGAAAGAGAAATGGGACAGCTTTTCTTCCTCCGAGGCCATGGATTTGGATGCGTTAACAGAAACCTTGAACGATGACGGATTTGATCTATAG